One Gimesia aquarii DNA segment encodes these proteins:
- a CDS encoding mechanosensitive ion channel domain-containing protein, with translation MFLCHRNTQTTVCSLIFVVMFFLCLDLQAQVPSKTQTPTKSPAFNGTQQPTAEEIQKKIEQLKETKGLSEEDQKKAANFYNQAIEDLKKTVELQEKEKIDEVDSKNAVQRLNDIKAKIESENKKSSPSYTHILNLPKLEQDLVQAEADFEKSKQVLADWDTEIASRANRQKDALQRASQIDEKINEIEKQLKVPVPADEPASVTDARKMELKTRLLLLKAEKPALKNELAKYDVEANIGYPRINQDYLKLLAKRDKDKIDAMKAQIKKLRNVESEMRVKEARQKVFATNPILQPLAAKNQKYAEEIQALNKKVEMVDQKYSQTSQLLEDLKKQFDQTKEKEKSVGLTGPIGLLLRNQQAALPVVESLKQSIENRSQLINEVHLKDYELNDLWDNFPTVEEKTTEILKRNPKLTTEDKINLQQVVEETLTKQKEYLDTLIRSNKNYFEKLINLNVTENNLVKQSKAYSAYISERVFWIKSSAPVSLSELKQTSQSIRWLFSPSHWKQLIQQLKQDTYNNPVIYLTAFCCFVSLIYLAYNVRIQLRIMNKEIIRSNYRKFGMTARVAFLTLFIAIIWPGFIWFLAWRIGSHPNAPVFVKAVDSSLRQVAWLLFFWELIRQICRPLGLGESHFGWYKQTVSYVRRNIRWVIPFSLPLLFITLLLHGKEVDRNHDLLERLFFVALLIVYTVFARRVFHPRSGLFQSILNYNEEVWYDRVKFIIYFLTLLVPCSLILLSLIGFYFTAMSLFHLIFMTLWLFLIVIIFRALLLRWILIHHRQLSYQQNQQRLEALKKESLESSSETIVAGITTEEENPADLTKISAQIKKLINATMIVILLVGLLWIWGDTLPAFNRLDTNEFKLWSTSIQTVEETKDVDGNITQKTIDRLEPITYYDLGLALIFAIFAIVATKNLPGLLEFLILQRLPLDTPVKYAITSLARYFVALIGIFVVFSTIGLGWTKLQWLATALTFGLAFGLQEIFANFVSGLILLIERPIRVGDIITVDDVTGVVSRIRMRATTITNWDRKEYIVPNREFITGKILNWTLTDSVQRITITIGVAYGTDTNQASDLALKIVNEHPLILSEPAASITFESFGDSTLDLIIRAFLPDLENRLQVIHELHTSIHEQFNAAGIEIAFPQRDVHLFTGDKSLAETIQNTHRAKPDSEDHSQKP, from the coding sequence ATGTTTCTTTGTCACCGAAATACTCAAACGACCGTATGCTCTCTGATCTTTGTGGTTATGTTCTTTTTGTGTTTGGATTTGCAGGCTCAGGTTCCTTCCAAGACACAAACCCCCACTAAATCACCAGCGTTCAACGGAACACAGCAACCAACCGCTGAAGAGATTCAGAAAAAAATCGAACAACTCAAGGAAACCAAAGGCCTGTCTGAAGAGGATCAGAAAAAGGCAGCCAATTTTTATAATCAAGCGATTGAGGACCTTAAGAAAACAGTCGAATTACAAGAAAAAGAAAAAATTGATGAAGTCGATTCGAAAAATGCAGTCCAAAGGCTGAATGATATCAAAGCTAAAATTGAAAGCGAGAATAAAAAATCATCCCCTTCTTATACTCACATCCTCAATCTTCCAAAACTGGAACAGGATCTCGTTCAAGCTGAAGCTGATTTTGAAAAGAGTAAGCAGGTTCTTGCTGACTGGGACACAGAAATTGCGAGCCGCGCTAATCGCCAGAAAGATGCGTTACAACGTGCGAGTCAAATTGATGAAAAAATTAACGAAATCGAAAAGCAATTAAAAGTCCCTGTTCCTGCAGATGAACCAGCGTCGGTTACAGATGCCAGAAAAATGGAGCTTAAAACACGTCTGTTACTTCTCAAAGCTGAAAAACCGGCTCTCAAGAACGAGCTAGCTAAATATGATGTTGAAGCAAACATCGGCTACCCGCGTATCAATCAGGATTATTTAAAGCTGCTCGCTAAAAGAGATAAAGATAAAATTGATGCTATGAAGGCACAGATTAAGAAGCTTCGTAACGTCGAATCTGAAATGCGTGTGAAAGAAGCGCGTCAAAAAGTTTTTGCCACAAATCCCATTCTGCAACCTCTCGCAGCAAAGAACCAAAAATATGCAGAAGAGATTCAAGCGCTCAATAAAAAAGTCGAAATGGTTGATCAAAAATATTCTCAAACAAGCCAACTCTTAGAAGATCTCAAAAAACAATTCGATCAAACAAAAGAAAAAGAAAAATCCGTCGGATTAACCGGCCCGATTGGCTTGTTACTCAGAAATCAACAAGCGGCACTCCCCGTTGTCGAAAGTCTAAAACAAAGTATCGAGAATCGAAGTCAACTCATCAATGAAGTCCATTTAAAAGATTATGAACTGAACGATCTTTGGGATAACTTTCCAACCGTAGAAGAGAAAACCACAGAAATTCTGAAAAGGAACCCAAAACTAACTACTGAAGACAAAATTAATCTCCAGCAGGTCGTCGAAGAAACTCTGACGAAACAAAAAGAATACCTGGACACACTCATTCGGAGTAACAAAAACTACTTCGAGAAGCTAATCAATTTGAATGTCACCGAAAACAATCTTGTAAAACAATCCAAAGCATATTCTGCCTATATCAGTGAACGTGTTTTTTGGATTAAAAGTTCTGCTCCTGTTTCTTTGTCGGAACTCAAGCAGACATCGCAATCGATTCGCTGGTTGTTTTCTCCAAGTCATTGGAAACAATTGATCCAGCAACTCAAACAGGATACTTACAATAATCCGGTCATTTACTTAACTGCTTTCTGTTGTTTCGTGAGCCTTATTTATCTGGCGTATAATGTTCGGATTCAACTAAGAATCATGAATAAAGAAATCATCAGGAGCAATTACCGCAAATTTGGAATGACGGCACGGGTCGCCTTCCTCACTCTGTTTATTGCCATTATCTGGCCAGGCTTTATCTGGTTTCTTGCCTGGAGAATCGGTAGTCATCCCAATGCTCCCGTTTTTGTCAAAGCCGTTGATTCCAGTTTGCGCCAAGTGGCGTGGCTCTTATTTTTCTGGGAACTGATCCGGCAAATCTGCAGACCCTTAGGTCTCGGTGAATCGCATTTTGGCTGGTATAAACAAACCGTTTCCTATGTACGTAGAAATATACGTTGGGTCATTCCTTTTTCTTTACCTCTACTTTTCATCACGCTTCTGCTGCATGGTAAAGAAGTCGACCGTAATCATGACTTGCTGGAACGTCTATTTTTTGTTGCGTTGCTCATTGTCTACACGGTCTTCGCTCGAAGAGTCTTTCATCCCCGCTCTGGTCTCTTTCAATCAATTCTGAATTACAATGAAGAGGTCTGGTACGACCGAGTTAAATTCATTATTTATTTCTTAACGCTACTTGTGCCCTGCTCTCTAATTCTGTTATCGCTCATCGGTTTCTACTTTACGGCGATGAGCCTGTTTCATTTAATTTTCATGACGCTTTGGTTATTTCTGATCGTCATTATTTTCAGGGCGTTGCTGTTGCGCTGGATTTTAATTCACCATCGACAGTTAAGCTATCAGCAGAATCAGCAACGATTAGAGGCTCTTAAAAAAGAATCTCTAGAATCAAGTTCAGAAACGATAGTCGCCGGTATTACAACAGAGGAAGAAAATCCTGCCGATCTTACTAAAATCTCAGCACAAATCAAAAAACTAATTAATGCCACCATGATCGTCATTCTGCTAGTAGGTTTATTATGGATTTGGGGAGATACGCTACCAGCCTTTAACCGACTCGATACAAATGAATTTAAGCTCTGGTCGACGTCGATTCAGACAGTCGAAGAAACCAAAGATGTGGATGGAAACATCACCCAAAAAACCATTGATCGGCTGGAACCCATTACATATTATGATCTCGGATTGGCTCTCATATTTGCCATCTTCGCAATTGTTGCTACGAAAAACCTGCCCGGTCTGCTTGAGTTCCTGATTCTGCAACGCCTCCCCTTGGATACCCCTGTTAAGTATGCCATCACCAGTCTGGCCCGTTATTTCGTGGCACTCATTGGAATTTTCGTTGTGTTTAGTACAATCGGCTTAGGCTGGACGAAATTACAATGGCTGGCGACCGCATTGACTTTTGGACTGGCATTTGGTCTGCAGGAAATCTTTGCCAATTTTGTCTCCGGCTTGATCCTGCTTATCGAACGCCCGATCAGAGTGGGCGACATTATCACTGTCGATGATGTGACAGGCGTCGTATCCCGTATTCGTATGCGAGCCACAACCATCACAAACTGGGACCGCAAAGAGTATATCGTTCCGAACCGGGAATTTATTACAGGGAAGATACTTAACTGGACGTTAACCGACTCGGTACAGCGCATCACAATTACGATCGGTGTTGCCTATGGCACAGACACCAATCAAGCTTCTGACCTTGCCTTAAAAATTGTGAACGAACATCCGTTAATTCTTTCCGAACCAGCCGCAAGCATTACCTTTGAATCTTTTGGTGACAGTACTTTAGACTTAATTATCCGCGCATTTCTTCCAGATTTGGAGAATCGCTTGCAGGTGATTCACGAATTGCATACTTCAATTCACGAACAATTCAATGCAGCAGGAATTGAAATTGCCTTCCCGCAAAGAGACGTTCATCTTTTTACCGGCGATAAATCATTGGCAGAAACAATTCAAAATACGCATCGCGCAAAGCCTGATTCAGAAGATCATTCTCAAAAACCTTGA
- a CDS encoding GGDEF domain-containing phosphodiesterase translates to MKQSSEFESMGGSPQTADQNDSIHFIWPRLPLFGIAFVMALGVLVLIYELSQVTLTQHVIYVDVNRQSLAGKVAKDVLECRRYEKDVFLNLNHPVEYNDYLLKWRTAWNKLSIDTEFLSKCMANEEQTRLQMLLHDSVKEYQKQFLNIVEKINREEIKTPQQANLAMTPFKDDMRNLSILSSKYAVESAKDATEHGGILVWRGGVSAIVILLLTIVPSVILLFLFRKYNQKLILANEKLQSSKNELKQSEAQFRTLMNNIPGVTFRSHVDESRTIEFVCETIKELLGYPAEELLQNKVRTFTSVIHPDDITKVHSVIQSAAEKPQSFQVGYRMIRADGEVRYVWEQGLVSHDHNNVPMVDSVMFDVTDRKQAELELRNSKEVFERASLVDKLTGLPNRTLSHERLKELILESQEKSEANYAVIFLDFDRFKMVNDSLGHDVGDLLLVEIATRLRRHLRCTDSISQQVSGNTAGRLGGDEFLILINNIKSLDEVNSVAERLLDELARPYFLEQHEVYSTASMGIVIGNKYYKRPEEIIRDADTAMYEAKRSGKSRYVIFDDSMRKRVIREMILENDLRKAIENQELVLYYQPIVSLETGTVCCVEALLRWYHPTLGLISPGEFIPIAEDSQQIIELGEWVLREGCRQYAEWSERLGYSAPSMISINLSRKQFICPNLVQMVESTLQEFNLDPKHLQLEVTEDAFASDVNEAIQAMKEIKNIGVKLAIDDFGVGCSSFASLNQFPVDTLKIDRSLVDQVIRTKGMAAMINSLVVLSENLGIMLISEGIEEQDQLTELTKLGCEYGQGFLFAKPLTSEVFEEYLLKQSGASIASTPQLVESN, encoded by the coding sequence ATGAAACAGTCTTCAGAATTTGAGTCGATGGGGGGTAGTCCGCAAACTGCCGATCAAAATGACTCAATTCATTTCATCTGGCCTAGGTTGCCGCTGTTTGGAATTGCCTTTGTCATGGCATTGGGAGTTTTGGTCCTGATCTATGAACTAAGTCAAGTCACACTTACCCAACACGTGATTTACGTCGATGTCAATCGACAATCATTGGCAGGAAAAGTGGCAAAGGATGTGCTTGAGTGTCGCCGCTACGAAAAAGATGTGTTCCTCAATCTGAATCATCCGGTCGAATATAATGATTATCTCTTGAAGTGGCGAACTGCCTGGAACAAGCTTTCCATTGATACGGAATTTTTGAGTAAGTGTATGGCAAATGAGGAACAGACACGTTTACAGATGCTGTTGCACGATTCAGTAAAAGAGTATCAAAAACAGTTTTTGAATATCGTCGAGAAGATAAATCGCGAGGAAATTAAGACTCCTCAACAGGCTAATCTGGCGATGACACCGTTTAAAGACGACATGCGAAATCTATCAATTCTTTCGTCAAAATATGCGGTCGAAAGTGCAAAAGACGCAACTGAACATGGTGGGATATTAGTTTGGCGAGGTGGGGTCAGTGCTATTGTTATACTTTTATTGACTATCGTGCCTAGTGTCATTCTTCTGTTTCTCTTTCGTAAATACAATCAAAAACTGATACTCGCCAATGAAAAACTTCAATCATCAAAGAATGAATTGAAACAGAGTGAAGCACAGTTTCGAACCTTGATGAATAATATTCCTGGCGTGACATTTCGGTCGCATGTGGACGAAAGTAGGACTATTGAATTCGTCTGCGAGACAATCAAAGAGCTTCTGGGGTATCCTGCTGAAGAACTATTACAGAATAAAGTACGAACATTTACCAGTGTCATTCATCCTGATGACATTACTAAAGTCCATTCAGTTATTCAGTCGGCCGCGGAAAAACCGCAATCATTCCAGGTTGGATATCGAATGATACGTGCTGATGGAGAGGTAAGATACGTTTGGGAACAAGGTTTAGTTTCACATGATCACAATAACGTGCCTATGGTCGATAGTGTGATGTTTGATGTGACAGACCGAAAACAGGCCGAACTTGAGTTGCGTAATAGTAAAGAAGTATTTGAACGCGCCTCATTAGTCGATAAATTGACAGGTTTACCCAATCGTACGCTATCCCATGAACGTTTAAAGGAATTAATTCTGGAGTCCCAGGAGAAATCAGAAGCAAATTATGCTGTTATCTTCCTCGATTTTGATCGTTTCAAAATGGTCAATGACAGTTTAGGACATGATGTCGGTGACTTACTGCTCGTTGAGATTGCAACTCGCTTGCGTCGTCATCTTCGCTGTACAGATTCAATCAGTCAGCAGGTTTCAGGAAATACAGCAGGTCGACTGGGAGGCGATGAATTTCTGATTCTGATCAATAATATCAAGAGCCTTGACGAAGTGAACTCTGTTGCAGAACGGCTGTTGGATGAATTAGCCCGTCCGTACTTCCTGGAACAGCATGAAGTATATTCAACTGCCAGCATGGGGATCGTAATCGGCAACAAATATTACAAACGGCCGGAAGAGATCATCCGTGATGCAGACACTGCCATGTATGAAGCAAAACGCTCCGGAAAAAGCCGTTATGTGATTTTTGATGATTCAATGCGGAAACGTGTGATTCGAGAGATGATTCTGGAAAACGATCTCAGAAAAGCGATAGAGAATCAGGAATTGGTACTTTACTATCAACCCATCGTTTCGCTCGAAACTGGTACCGTTTGTTGTGTAGAGGCTCTGTTGCGTTGGTATCATCCGACATTGGGACTCATCAGTCCGGGAGAGTTCATACCCATTGCGGAAGATTCGCAACAGATTATCGAACTGGGTGAATGGGTTTTACGAGAAGGATGTCGGCAATACGCTGAGTGGTCAGAGCGGCTGGGATATTCCGCTCCATCCATGATCAGCATTAACTTATCGCGTAAGCAATTTATCTGCCCGAATTTGGTGCAGATGGTGGAAAGCACGCTCCAGGAATTTAATCTAGATCCTAAACATCTTCAATTGGAGGTGACCGAAGATGCCTTTGCTTCCGATGTGAATGAAGCGATTCAAGCGATGAAAGAAATCAAAAACATTGGGGTCAAGTTGGCCATCGATGATTTTGGTGTTGGCTGTTCCTCTTTTGCTTCACTGAATCAATTCCCTGTAGATACACTTAAAATTGATCGCTCGTTAGTAGATCAAGTCATACGTACCAAAGGTATGGCCGCGATGATTAATTCTTTGGTAGTCCTGTCTGAAAACCTGGGGATCATGCTTATTTCTGAAGGTATCGAAGAACAGGACCAGTTGACCGAACTCACGAAACTGGGCTGCGAGTATGGACAGGGGTTTCTCTTTGCTAAACCATTGACCTCGGAAGTCTTTGAAGAATACTTACTGAAACAATCTGGTGCCTCAATCGCATCGACTCCACAACTGGTGGAAAGTAATTAA
- a CDS encoding YiiD C-terminal domain-containing protein — protein MEFDAEEVTAYLHQHIPVTKAMQINVLPEMKDALRLTARLAPNLNHQETAFGGSIASLGILAGWTLIHIRLSADKVRYKIVIQKSEMEFLHPIESDFEAECHFPEQKLWDQFHSGLQRKGRARIKLECAVTVKQQVAAVIKGTFVAKQLERS, from the coding sequence ATGGAATTTGATGCTGAAGAAGTGACTGCCTACTTACATCAGCATATTCCGGTGACAAAGGCAATGCAGATTAATGTGCTACCTGAGATGAAAGACGCTCTCAGGCTGACGGCCAGGTTAGCTCCGAACCTGAATCATCAGGAGACAGCCTTTGGTGGAAGTATTGCCAGTTTAGGCATTTTGGCTGGCTGGACTTTAATCCACATTCGATTAAGCGCAGACAAAGTGCGTTATAAGATTGTGATTCAGAAAAGTGAGATGGAATTTCTCCATCCAATTGAGAGTGATTTCGAAGCGGAATGCCACTTCCCCGAACAAAAGTTATGGGATCAATTTCATTCGGGCCTACAGCGGAAGGGGCGTGCGCGAATCAAATTGGAGTGTGCCGTGACAGTCAAACAACAGGTGGCAGCAGTCATCAAAGGCACCTTTGTAGCAAAGCAACTGGAACGATCTTGA